The genomic stretch TGACTTATCTTGGGAGCTTGTGTTTGTTATGTGGAGTGGGTGATTACACGCTGTTATATTAGCTGAGTACGCCTACCTAACGAATTATTTACCCTAGCAAAAACAATTCTGTCCCCCCCCAGCGAAACCTCCGCCACGGGAAACCCTGAGCAGCAATACAACCCCTGGTCCAACCAGTCCAACCCATGGTCAGATCCAGGCTGCACCTCGGGATCTATAGGGGAGATGGAAAAGCTGGCCTCAGGGGATGGACATCATGGCACTCACTCGAAGAAGCAAGGCGTCCAGGTAGAATGAGTTTGCATAGGACAGCAGTAATTTCCCAGACAATTGTGGGCATGTGACAGAAAGTCATCTTATGTGTTGTCTCTTGCAGACGGATGCCTGGACAGCAGACAAAGATGTTAACACAGATCAGGATTGGGAGTCACTGATGGTAATGAGTTCACTCTGGGGGCATGACTGGGGTATGGTGAATCAGTGTAGTAACTCACACACAATGTATGTATATCTGTtcatgtgcatgacacaagttaacCTCTTTCATTCTTATTCTGTGGTTAcattttcccctctttctccaacatttcctccttcccttcctatttctttcactctatctctctctctagcggTCAGTGGATGAGTACAGCACTCACCTGGCCCTGCAATATGAGGAGCTGATGAAGCAGcaacaggaggaggaggctgaTCATGGCAACCTCGTAGACAGCCTGGTTCAGAAAAAAGATGAGGGGATCCACCAGCAGCAGGTCTGTGTTCAAACACACATCTCTGTGCTGTAGGCTACGTATAGGCCTACTTGTCTTTTCATCAGCTTGAGATGTTGTACATCTTTGGTCTAATTAACTGCGAGTGACAATATTTTCAGATGCTGCTGGACAAAATCGAGTCTCTGCGTGTGAAGCTTCAGCTGAACTGTTGCAAGACCACCCGCAAGAACTTTGCAGTCAAGAAGCAAGACCTCAGCGCGGAGAAAATcaaaatggaggaggagaggaacaggtaaAGATATTGAGAAGAAGGTGGAAAAGGAGAAATTGGGGAAAACCCTTTGAGGTGTGGGACAGACGATAGGCTAGGTGGTGGCCACCAACAGAACCTGACAAGATATCCTGTCAGTCAGCCATGTTCCTCTGTTTGTCCCTCTACCAGACTGTCTCAGGAGCTGAAGGAGACCACCAGGAAGCTGGCTTTGCTGATAGAGGAGCAGAACCTGGAAAAGTAAGACTACTGAGCCACACTCCTACACTTCACCTAACCATAGACAACGTATCATATACATTATCATGCTACACAACACATCTCGTTCACAATATAATGCTATACAACACACCTACTGTGCTCATCTATAGGCTTATGTGGGAGCGGGAGCTAGCAGACTTGAACACTGAGATGGAGCGGCTACAGAAAGAGTCAGAGGAGGCCACCCAGACAGCTCTACGGgatgaggtcagtctctgtccaTATTTATCATCTCTACATCAGTCAACCATCACAACCCTATGACACTGAATGTTCACTCTGATTCACCTATCCACATGTTGCCATGGAGTTTGATTTGAAGACAATCAGGGATTAACCCTGATTTGTATTCTGATTTATGTTCAACAGATTGCAGCTCTGGAAATGCAGAGAGATGTGACCATGTCTGAGGTGGACGACTGGCTGAAAGAGGCTGACCAATACATCAACACACTTAGGTACTATACTGAGCATGACCCTATGACTGAAGCTGGATGTAGCCTACATATTGTAGCTTCTCCCATAAAGGCTGTGCTTCAGTGATTGGTGTTTCCTCTGTCTGCAGATTTGACCCCTCTCCGCAGCACATGCAACAAAGGCTGGAGTGGGAGAACAATGTGGCTGTTGTTCACAGCAGTTTGGCGGGACTGCAGGTGAGGGACAAGAGGGATGGTAGAACACTGCTTCTCAATGGATAAATGTATGCTTTAAGAACATGACTAGTGGGGACTTtattattgtctctctctctcactcagaatCAGTTCAAGGAGCACCTTCACCTGCTGCAAAAGGGCCAACCGATGGAAAGCCTCCCTGGAGTCACATTACCACACTTACCCCAAGTCCCCACGGTCTGTGTGTGATACATGTGTGTAGTTGATTCTGACGAAGACAGTCGATGCCAGTGATTAATGTGGATACAGTATCTGTTGTTAATGGAACCATTCCTCTGCAGGTGGACTTGGTGATGAGTCCGATGATGTACGctccacccctccccccttttCAAAATTTCCAGATGGGCCCTCCTAACGCCGTGGGGATGCCCTTCCAACCCCAGCAGCACCACCCAGCTGCCTTCATAGCCCCAGCCAGATTAACTCCCCCacctgtcccctcctctactccccctacctCCGCTCTACCGCTCCACCCAGCCACCCCACCTGTTTCCCTGCCCACCACCGTGGCCTCCGCCCAGCCCCTGCCTTTCAGTAACCCTCCTGCTGCTGGCAAACTGGACAACCTGCTG from Oncorhynchus tshawytscha isolate Ot180627B linkage group LG09, Otsh_v2.0, whole genome shotgun sequence encodes the following:
- the rnf214 gene encoding RING finger protein 214, yielding MDWGLALEEDMARETSATGNPEQQYNPWSNQSNPWSDPGCTSGSIGEMEKLASGDGHHGTHSKKQGVQTDAWTADKDVNTDQDWESLMRSVDEYSTHLALQYEELMKQQQEEEADHGNLVDSLVQKKDEGIHQQQMLLDKIESLRVKLQLNCCKTTRKNFAVKKQDLSAEKIKMEEERNRLSQELKETTRKLALLIEEQNLEKLMWERELADLNTEMERLQKESEEATQTALRDEIAALEMQRDVTMSEVDDWLKEADQYINTLRFDPSPQHMQQRLEWENNVAVVHSSLAGLQNQFKEHLHLLQKGQPMESLPGVTLPHLPQVPTVDLVMSPMMYAPPLPPFQNFQMGPPNAVGMPFQPQQHHPAAFIAPARLTPPPVPSSTPPTSALPLHPATPPVSLPTTVASAQPLPFSNPPAAGKLDNLLKRLGDIFPQCNRTQLMSVLQQIKNSRGTMAGMSMDEVTQQVAQRLAQSEKPAPGPIRPLSAARDIPGLPGPIHRPPGPIQRPPGPIQRPTNPSQRPAVTQVFQTRPPQPVAPSNRKLCLMCQNHVEVDSQHPMSCAHTVHKDCISVWLQSSKNNTCPFCPAK